From Echinicola jeungdonensis, the proteins below share one genomic window:
- a CDS encoding RagB/SusD family nutrient uptake outer membrane protein, producing the protein MKKFNLLYIVLIGLVTGTISSCESKLDQSPISSLGSNAFYQNEEDFITALSGVYNGLNAYPINHFELSEVRSDNIYTPGTAGVRDYNLINNFNRNLEATSIMSDTWNGLYNNIMRANTLLANLSADVVQDEDLRTRIEGEAKFLRALFYFDLVRFYGKVPVFDQPVTPLEALEIGRSEVPVVYDLIISDLEFAITNLPPNYTSAADFGRATSHAARGMLARVYMTRSGPQVHPAGPALGTNEWGEALEQLDAIIDSDQFDLVDNYADIFAYDNENNEEIVFDIQFLSGGQGVGGEYVQYHYPEAFGRSNGIPFAGGTFPDAPKTVSADVMDSFNDADVRDDFSVWVNYFDTNGNLVQDRFIKKYLDLDNLGVDRFDFELNFPVIRYSDILLMKAEALSQSGGNQLEIDALVNQVRNRAGITLPLIGVSYEQIMEERRREFIGEGLRWHDLVRSGMAIDTMTEWVEEEDDANKIATDINSDDLIYAVPLNQLDVKEGLYQQNPGY; encoded by the coding sequence ATGAAAAAGTTTAATTTATTATATATCGTCTTGATAGGACTGGTGACCGGAACTATTTCTTCCTGTGAAAGTAAGCTGGACCAGTCTCCGATTTCCTCCTTGGGTTCTAACGCCTTTTATCAAAATGAGGAAGATTTCATTACAGCCCTTTCTGGGGTGTACAATGGCCTGAATGCTTATCCCATCAATCATTTTGAATTGAGTGAGGTGCGTTCGGATAATATTTATACACCTGGGACTGCAGGTGTGAGGGATTATAACCTGATAAATAATTTCAATAGAAACCTAGAGGCCACCAGCATAATGAGCGATACTTGGAATGGCCTTTATAACAATATCATGAGGGCCAATACCCTTTTGGCCAATCTAAGTGCTGATGTGGTGCAAGATGAAGATTTGCGTACCAGGATTGAAGGTGAAGCAAAATTCCTTAGAGCCTTGTTCTACTTTGATCTTGTGAGGTTTTACGGAAAAGTACCGGTTTTTGACCAGCCAGTAACCCCATTGGAAGCTCTAGAAATTGGAAGAAGCGAAGTTCCTGTTGTTTATGATTTGATCATTTCGGACTTGGAGTTTGCCATAACCAACCTTCCACCTAATTATACAAGTGCTGCCGATTTTGGAAGGGCAACCTCCCATGCGGCAAGAGGAATGCTTGCAAGGGTTTATATGACTCGTTCCGGACCACAAGTCCACCCTGCTGGACCGGCCCTTGGCACGAATGAATGGGGTGAAGCCCTAGAGCAATTGGATGCCATTATTGACAGTGATCAATTTGACCTGGTGGACAATTATGCGGATATATTTGCTTATGATAATGAAAACAATGAGGAGATAGTTTTTGATATCCAATTCCTCAGTGGAGGTCAAGGTGTAGGTGGTGAATATGTACAATACCATTATCCGGAAGCCTTTGGTCGTTCTAATGGGATTCCATTTGCTGGGGGAACTTTTCCTGACGCGCCAAAAACAGTTTCTGCTGATGTGATGGATTCATTCAATGATGCCGATGTAAGGGATGATTTCTCGGTATGGGTTAATTATTTCGATACCAACGGGAATTTGGTCCAAGACCGCTTTATCAAAAAGTATTTGGATTTGGACAACCTGGGCGTAGACCGTTTTGACTTTGAATTGAATTTCCCGGTAATCCGCTATTCAGACATTCTGTTGATGAAAGCGGAAGCTTTAAGCCAAAGTGGAGGAAATCAATTGGAAATAGATGCCTTGGTCAACCAGGTCAGAAACCGGGCAGGAATCACTTTACCATTGATAGGGGTGAGCTATGAGCAAATTATGGAGGAAAGAAGGAGAGAGTTTATTGGTGAAGGATTGAGATGGCATGATCTGGTTCGGTCCGGAATGGCCATTGATACCATGACCGAATGGGTTGAAGAGGAAGATGATGCCAATAAAATCGCTACAGATATAAATTCTGATGACCTTATCTACGCAGTTCCTCTTAACCAATTGGATGTTAAAGAAGGTCTATATCAACAAAATCCTGGTTATTAA
- a CDS encoding TonB-dependent receptor codes for MKINLLKTIYMLSKYFLYGFSIQLLVLNFVMASEVKGQYKSIDEVQVRIEKKNLSLTDFFQTIEKQTQFNFLYDQKQVNGKTKVQIVRKNGTVESYLKEVGAQAKLSFRQVNNSIDTKPQINEKAPTEPVDAVFKVVTGTVSDHNGEPLPGASVLIKGTSTGTVTDLDGKYSINVDQGKVLVFSFIGYGSKEITVGNASEINVVLSEDMSSLGEVVVVGYGTQKKANITGSIAQIEPENLTERPIQRVDQALVGQMAGVRVKQTSGVPGRGFDVQVRGVGSITANNQPLYVIDGFPLESSGGNPMDNISPNDIESIQVLKDASAAAIYGSRASNGVVIINTKTGKEGKAKINFNSYVGWNETVKKLDVLSPTEWIDRATEMINTQWENSGEGRSASQSLAEREAILGGFNRNYMYDPRWMQEGYPGLRLVEWQDHLFRKGLVQNYQLSASGGNDFVKYFVSGDYMDQEGIAVGVNYKRYSTRANVEIQANEKLKFGLNLSPSYSILDDPGVEGKDAITHTTVGMAPVVEEEAGLLTGIGDVPLYTWASSRLSPIAYARRRLNQTTIFRNLATVYGEYEFTKGLAFKSTLNVDNVDQQNKNYTPAEITRNRQTSGGFNGYRKLTFVNENTLSFNRTFNEDHNLNAVVGMSYNFNKRNTYQMSGNFDVEGITTLNAAIINAGSTNTTETQSTLVSYFGRVQYDYLGKYLISASARRDGSSRFGQDTKWGFFPSLSLGWRLSDEDFMQGLDAVSDLKIRGSWGLSGNNGIGDYSHIATLDFANYSYGGTLANGLIPGNFPNSGLGWEESEMTNIGFDLGILENRFYTSFDYYWKNNTNLLLNIPVPSATGFTTALTNIGEVLNKGWEWELTSRNITGQFEWTTNLNLSHNTNEVKQLGPENTPILGGSFDINHRITMVGEPMNTLYLVQNIGILTQEEIDNGAALYGNQEAGDPQYLDANGDGVIDPDDRILSGAPTPDYIWGLTNNFSYKGFDLNILVQGQWGGLIYSTFGRAMDRPGMGYVENTLGRHRNRWRSPENPGDGETGKAVSSFGRIKNTDWLYSSDYWRIRNITLGYDLGRIIENKNLLSGGRVYVTAENFFGDDKYTGGFNPEAVNNNGDDYGAFPLSKSVVFGVNLKF; via the coding sequence ATGAAAATTAATTTACTAAAGACAATCTATATGTTGTCCAAGTATTTCTTATATGGGTTTTCGATCCAATTATTGGTTCTCAACTTTGTCATGGCCTCGGAAGTCAAGGGGCAATACAAGTCTATTGATGAGGTCCAGGTTAGGATAGAAAAGAAAAATCTTTCTTTAACGGATTTTTTTCAAACGATTGAAAAACAAACCCAATTTAACTTCCTGTATGACCAAAAGCAGGTCAATGGAAAGACTAAAGTTCAAATTGTAAGAAAAAACGGGACCGTTGAAAGCTATTTGAAAGAGGTGGGGGCACAGGCGAAACTAAGTTTCCGCCAGGTGAACAATAGCATAGATACCAAACCTCAAATTAATGAGAAAGCTCCTACTGAACCTGTGGATGCTGTTTTCAAGGTCGTCACAGGAACGGTGTCCGATCATAATGGAGAGCCACTTCCCGGAGCTTCTGTTTTGATAAAAGGTACTTCAACTGGAACTGTAACCGATTTGGATGGTAAATATTCCATCAATGTGGATCAGGGGAAAGTATTGGTTTTTTCCTTTATTGGTTACGGAAGCAAAGAAATCACCGTTGGCAATGCCAGTGAAATAAATGTGGTCCTTTCAGAAGACATGTCTTCTCTTGGTGAAGTGGTGGTTGTCGGGTATGGTACTCAGAAAAAGGCCAATATCACAGGATCCATTGCCCAGATTGAACCTGAAAATTTAACAGAAAGACCCATCCAAAGAGTGGATCAGGCCTTGGTCGGTCAAATGGCCGGTGTGAGGGTAAAACAAACTTCTGGTGTTCCAGGTCGTGGTTTTGATGTCCAGGTAAGAGGTGTTGGGTCCATTACTGCCAACAACCAACCCCTTTATGTGATTGACGGTTTTCCACTGGAAAGTTCAGGAGGAAATCCAATGGACAATATCAGTCCAAACGATATTGAGTCCATTCAAGTGTTAAAAGATGCCTCTGCAGCAGCTATTTACGGTTCCAGGGCATCTAATGGTGTGGTTATTATCAATACCAAAACAGGTAAGGAGGGCAAAGCCAAAATCAATTTTAACTCCTATGTGGGTTGGAATGAAACTGTGAAGAAACTCGACGTTTTAAGTCCTACAGAGTGGATTGACAGGGCCACTGAAATGATCAATACCCAATGGGAAAACTCAGGTGAAGGTAGATCAGCTTCTCAGTCTCTAGCAGAAAGGGAGGCTATCCTGGGAGGATTTAACAGGAATTATATGTATGACCCTCGATGGATGCAGGAAGGTTATCCCGGGCTAAGACTGGTAGAATGGCAAGATCATTTGTTTAGGAAAGGGTTGGTTCAGAACTATCAATTGAGTGCCAGCGGTGGAAATGATTTTGTGAAATACTTCGTTTCTGGTGATTATATGGACCAGGAGGGTATTGCCGTAGGAGTAAATTATAAAAGATATTCTACCCGTGCCAATGTAGAAATCCAGGCCAATGAAAAATTGAAATTTGGATTGAACCTAAGCCCCTCTTATTCCATTTTGGATGATCCAGGAGTTGAAGGTAAAGATGCCATCACCCATACTACTGTAGGTATGGCCCCGGTTGTAGAAGAAGAGGCCGGACTTTTGACCGGTATAGGAGATGTCCCCTTGTACACTTGGGCTAGTTCAAGGCTCAGTCCTATTGCCTACGCCAGAAGAAGACTTAACCAAACCACGATTTTCAGAAATTTGGCCACTGTATATGGGGAATATGAATTTACAAAAGGATTGGCTTTCAAGAGTACCCTGAATGTGGATAATGTAGATCAGCAAAATAAAAATTATACTCCTGCTGAGATCACCAGAAACCGCCAGACCTCTGGTGGATTCAATGGCTACAGAAAGTTGACTTTTGTGAATGAAAACACCCTTTCCTTCAATAGGACCTTTAATGAAGACCACAATCTTAATGCGGTGGTTGGGATGTCTTATAATTTCAACAAGCGTAACACCTACCAAATGAGCGGTAATTTTGATGTAGAAGGAATTACCACTTTGAATGCTGCCATCATAAATGCAGGAAGCACTAATACAACTGAAACCCAAAGTACGCTGGTATCTTATTTTGGTAGGGTACAATATGATTATTTAGGTAAATACCTGATCTCAGCTTCTGCACGTAGAGATGGATCTTCAAGGTTTGGTCAAGATACCAAATGGGGTTTCTTCCCTTCCCTTTCCTTAGGTTGGAGATTATCCGATGAGGATTTTATGCAGGGACTTGATGCGGTAAGCGATTTGAAAATAAGGGGTAGCTGGGGGCTATCCGGAAATAACGGCATTGGGGATTATTCCCATATTGCTACCCTTGATTTTGCCAATTATTCTTATGGAGGAACCCTGGCTAATGGCTTGATCCCAGGAAACTTTCCAAACTCCGGACTTGGTTGGGAGGAATCAGAAATGACCAATATCGGTTTTGACCTGGGAATTTTGGAAAACAGGTTTTATACCTCCTTTGATTATTACTGGAAAAATAATACCAATCTATTGTTGAATATTCCTGTTCCATCTGCCACTGGTTTTACCACTGCCTTGACCAATATCGGTGAAGTGCTGAACAAAGGTTGGGAATGGGAGTTAACCAGCAGGAACATAACCGGGCAATTTGAGTGGACTACTAATTTGAACCTCAGTCATAATACCAATGAGGTAAAACAATTAGGCCCTGAAAATACCCCGATCCTTGGTGGTAGTTTTGATATTAATCACCGGATTACCATGGTGGGTGAGCCTATGAATACCCTTTACCTGGTTCAAAATATTGGTATCCTTACCCAGGAGGAAATCGATAATGGAGCAGCACTTTATGGAAATCAGGAAGCCGGTGACCCTCAATATTTGGATGCCAATGGTGATGGGGTGATCGACCCTGATGACAGAATTTTGTCCGGTGCACCTACACCTGATTATATCTGGGGGCTTACCAATAATTTCAGCTATAAAGGATTTGACCTCAATATTTTAGTACAGGGACAATGGGGTGGTTTGATTTATTCCACTTTTGGCCGTGCTATGGACCGTCCAGGAATGGGCTACGTTGAAAACACCCTTGGAAGACACCGAAACAGGTGGAGATCTCCTGAAAACCCTGGAGATGGAGAAACCGGTAAAGCAGTATCCAGCTTTGGCAGGATCAAAAATACCGATTGGTTGTATTCTTCAGATTATTGGAGAATCCGAAACATCACTTTGGGTTATGATCTTGGAAGGATTATTGAAAACAAAAATCTCCTTTCTGGAGGCAGGGTTTATGTTACCGCAGAAAACTTTTTTGGAGATGATAAATACACAGGAGGTTTTAACCCAGAAGCGGTGAATAATAATGGGGATGACTATGGTGCTTTTCCATTATCGAAATCAGTTGTTTTTGGTGTAAACCTTAAGTTCTAA